The Aquamicrobium sp. DNA segment TCGTGGAAGATGCGCTCACCGTTCTGGCAGCGCACCGTGATCGACGCCGTGGCGTACCAGTTGGGTTCATCGGCCGTCGTCGCGCCTTCTCCGGTGTAATGGCCATACCACGGACATTCCTGCTGGATCGCAAAATGGTCAGCACGAGATGCCGAGGTTATCCTCGGCGGCTCGCTGCCAACCGGAGGCAGTTCCTGTTCCAGATCGGCCAGCGGGAGCCGATTATCTGGATTGTACGCGATGACTATCACAGGCTTCGGCGTGCGCGACTTATGGTTGAATGTCGTCGGCACGCGGAAGACGCGGGCAAGATCGCTGACATTGTCGATCTCATAACCGGCACGCCCAAAATGGGCGACTAGCTTGCGGCTGAACTGCCGCAGGATGGCTTGCGCCCTGCGCCGATCTTCGCGATTGCGCATTACCAGCGGCTTGTCGAACGCGTAGAGGACGTGGAGACCATTGCCGCTATTCTGAATCAGGAACGGCTTCGCCTCGAACGACTGGATGAGGCCAAGGGCGGTGTCACTGTCGGGCGGATACCGCTTGGCGCTATCCTTTGCGTTAGCAAAATCAATGTCGGCGAATATGCCCGGAAGCGAGATGGCGGTGTCGTTCGAGCCACGGGATTGGGGGCCGAGGTCACCCGACTGGGTAGCCGCTCCGAGATACAGGTCCTCCGTATGCTTCCGCTTCTCGACATCGCGAACGAGCCGGGAGATGTCTCCCGGCCCGTACGAGCTTGTTCTCTTGGTTTTGAGGCTCCACATCGGCAACTTGCCCTCGAATGAGGAGCCGTAGAAGGCGGAAATGAAGTCGGGTAGGGAGAATTCAGCGCTCATCGGAACCTCCCTGCCGGAAGGTTTCGATTGTGGCGACGACTTCGGAAAGCCGGACCAAGCGGCGTTTTCCAAACGGCGCATAGCTCGGGACGTGACCACGCTTTACAGCGCGGCGCAGAGCCCAAAGGTGAATACCGAGCCGGTTTGCGGCTTCGTTGAGCGCGATGAATTTTTCGGGGGTGTCCTGCATTGTCTCCGTTCCTTAAGGAGCAGAGATGATGGGGACATCAAAAAGCGCCACGCCGTGCATCTCCGCCCCGTTTGATCTCGGGTGAAAATGCAACCGTTAACGCCAAGCAGAGCCTATCGACCTAGCGAGATGGCTCTCCCCAACCAGAAATTGGTTGTGGTGTCTGAAGTGCTACACAATAAAAGCAGCTATGCTGCGCATCGTGCATACCCCCTTCAGTTGCAAATTTAAGTTACCGCTATTCGCCTTCCGTGTAAAGCGCTGAATTCTTTCATGTTTTGTGGTCACTAACTCGGCGATTCTGTCCCGGCTTTGTTTCGGAACCGTTCACGGAATGTGGTCACTTCGCTCGCTGTTCACACGCGCGCGTCCACGTGGCTGCGCCGCTATGGAAAGCTGAGGTACAGGGGATCGGTATGCGCATGCGGGAATGACCGAAAAGCGACGTATGTGGAGGAATGGTTGCGGAACTGGGTATCCGCGTCTGGTCCACGCACGCGCCTGCGTAGCCGCGCCGCGCGGAACCGTTGGGATACAGGGGATCGGGGCGGGTATGTCTTGGATAATCATCCGATCCAAGTCGCGCAGACAGACGGAGAACCCTGGCAGGCGCTTCACGGACGCGCTCCTGTCCTTTCCTCCGCCAGATAGCGTGAGGAAGCCCAGCCGCGCACGCCGCGCCAGGAAACGTCACACCATCTGCTTCCCTGCCCGGACGCGGCAGTGCAGGAATGCAGTTCGATGCCGGTGCCGTTCGACGGAATCTCTGCCAGGATGCTGGACCGGGCAGTCGGAGCAGAGCGCATGTTCAGAACGTCCCAGTTCTCCACATCGACAACGCGATAGGACCGGGCGGCAGCCGCTTGCTGGGAGATGTAGCGGGAGTACACCCACCCTTCGATGCAGTTCCACTCGATGCGGCACCATTCGCGCGCGTAGCCGGAAACCTTGCGGCATTCGAATGCGTGGATGCCGGTGCCGCTCGGCGGGATCGTGCCCGCCACGGGAGCATCGCCATGCGGCGACAATCTGATGTTGAGCCTGTCGCCCAGCGCGACGCCCGTTACGGCGAAAGCTCCCTCGCGGCCCGTGCATTGAGGCCATGGAGCCGGAACCGGCAACGTTCTGGCGACGACGGGCGCCGCCCCGGCATCGCCGGTGCTACGGGGTTTGGCATCGCTGGCCTGCTTCCGTTCGGTCGTGTTTTCTGCGCGG contains these protein-coding regions:
- a CDS encoding helix-turn-helix transcriptional regulator — encoded protein: MQDTPEKFIALNEAANRLGIHLWALRRAVKRGHVPSYAPFGKRRLVRLSEVVATIETFRQGGSDER